CCAACCCGGGCGGCGAGACCATCAGTGCCGAAAAGGCAGCTCGACTAGCCGAAATGGTGACGGCTGCGGCCGACTTCACGATCTTCGCCGACGACGCCTACCGGGTGCACCACCTGGGCCAGCCGGACGCGGCCGTGAACTTCGTCGAGCTGTGCGCGGCGGCCGGCCATCCGGACCGGGCGTTCGCGTTCGGCAGCACTAGCAAGATCACTTTCGCCAGCGGCGGCCTGGGCTTCGTGGGGACGTCGGCGGCCAACGTGGCCTGGCTCTCCCGGCTGCTCAGCGCCCAGAGCATCGGCCCGAACAAGGTCGAGCAGGCTCGGCACGTCCGCTTCCTCGCGGGCTACCCGGGTGGGCTGGACGGCCTGATGCGCGCCCACGCCGCGCTGATCGCCCCCAAGTTCGCCGCCGTGGACGAGGTGCTGTCGACCGAACTCGGCACCGACGGCAGCTACGCCACCTGGACCACGCCGCGCGGCGGCTACTTCAGTTCGCTGTTCACCACCGCGCCGGTGGCGGCCCGAGTGGTCGAGTTGGCCGATGCGGCCGGAGTGAGCCTGACCCCGGCCGGTGCCACCTATCCGGGCGGAGTCGATCCCGACAATCGCAACATCCGGCTGGCGCCGACCCGTCCACCGCTGGACGAGGTGCGCACCGCCATGACCGTGGCTGCGGCCTGCGTCCGGCTGGCCACCGAGGAGTATCGGGCCCGCTGAGGTCGGACGCCGAGGCTGGCCGAGCCGGCCTCAGCCGAACAGGCTCCAACCGAGCCGCGCCGCCAAAGCGGCGGTGGCCGCCCGTCCGCGGACCGAGTTTCCGGCCTCGTCCAGGCGCGGTGAGAAGCTGCCGATGCCGGCCCGACCAGGCACGACGCTGAGGATCCCGCCGCCGAGCCCGGACTTGCCGGGCAGGCCGACCTGGTAGAGCCACTCGCCGCTTCGCTCGTAGAGCCCGGCAGTTGTCATCACGGCCAGCACCGGGGCGCTCACTACGGCCGGCACCACCTGGACGCCGGTGAGCGGGTTGCGTCCGGCGTGGGCCAGGGTGGCGGCCATCACTCCCAGATCGCGGGCCGAGACCTTCAGGCAGGACTGGCGCGAGTACAGCTCGAGCGCCTCGGCCGGCTCCCCGACCAGCAGGCCGCGCAACGCGAGTGCCTCGGTGAGCTCCCGGTTGCGGACGTTGGTGGCGGCCACGTCGGCCAGCAACTCCTCGTCGAGCCGCAGCTCACGTCCGGCGAAGGCGGACAGGGCGCTGCGTAGCGCGTCCCAGCGTTCCACCAGGGACGTCCCGGGCAGCCGTGAGCAGGTGGCGATGGCGCCGGCGTTGACCATGGGGTTGGTCCGACCGTCGCGGCGCTTGCGGACCGGCTCGACGGCGTTGAACGTGTCGCCGGTGGCGTTGACGCCGAGTTCGTCGGCGGCGCGCGCAACGCCCAGCGTCTGGCAGACCACCGCGAAGGTGAACGGCTTGGCCGCGCTCATCAGGGCGAACTCTGCGGTGGCGTCCCCGGCTTCGGCCTGGGATCCGTCGACCAGGGTCACGCTCAGCCCGAACTGCTCGGGGTCGGCACCGGCCAGGCTCGGGTAGACCGCGGCGTTGTGGCCGCCCTGCTCGGGCAGCACCTCGGCGTAGGTCGCGGCCAGTGCGCGGGCCACGGACGATTCGGACATGGCGGCGACCTTAGTAGGGTTCAGGTCATGGCACATGTCCTGGTCACCGGTGGCGTGCGTAGCGGCAAGTCCCGCTACGCAGAACAACTGCTGGCCGATGTCGAGCAGGTCACCTACCTGGCGGCCGGCTACCCGACCGGCGACGACCCGGAGTGGAACGCCCGGGTGGCCGCGCATCAGCTGCATCGCCCCGCCTCGTGGCGGACCGTCGAGACCTTGGAGTTGGCGCAGGGCGTCCGGGAGGCGGACAGGCCGGTGCTGATCGACTGCCTGGGCACCTGGCTGACTCGCACCTTCGACACCTGGGAGGCCTGGGAGGCCCCGGTCGCCAGCTGGGAGCCGCGGCTGAATCGGGAAGTCGCCGAGCTAGCGTCCGCGATCAGCGCGCACCCGTCCGACGTGATCGTGGTCACCAACGAGGTCGGCTGGGGTCTGGTCTCGGAGTACCCGGCTGGACGCATCTTCGCCGACCACCTCGGACGGCTGAACCAGGTCATCGCCGCGGCCTGCGATCAGGTCGTCCTGCTGGTCGCGGGACGCCCGATCACCCTCTAGTCGAGAACGACTCAGCCCACCGTCTGCACGCTGGCCAGGATTGCGACCAGCTGGTCGAGTTCGGCCGGAGTCGGGTTGTCGGCGGTTCCCACTCCCAGCACCTGCACGCCGCGGTGATTCCCGAAGTGCAGCAGGCTCTGCTCACGATCGCCCTTTGACAAGGCCAGATATGCGCTCGCAGCGAACTGGCCGCCGTTGACCCAGCGCACCTCGACCGGTCCGGCCGCTGCGGCCGTGGTCTCGTTGAAGCCCAGCTCCATGGCCGCCTTGGCCGACACCTGCGTCAACCGTCCGAGCAGCTCCGAGTCGGTCTTGTGGGCGAAGTACTCGTTGCCGTCCATGGCCAGCCCGACCTTGACCTGATATCCGCTCGGGGCCGTGATCGCCCAACTCTGCGACTCGGCATCGTGGCTGAGCTTCCAGCCGTCCGGATACCGCAGCCGAACCCCGGCCTCGGCGACGGTGAGCGTGCGCCAACTCTCGTCGGGAGCGACGGCTCCGAGCACCGGCGTGCTCATCGAGTCGAACTGGGCCAGCACGCCGCCCACCGGCGTGGTGGGGTCGTAGTCGAGGTTGAGCCGAGCGCTGGCCAAGATCATCATCACCGTTCGCCTCTCCTCGTCGTCGGTGGTGGAGCCACCGAGGTTGTCCAGCGCGGTTCCAAAGGTAAACAGCGCCTCCCGATGAGTACTCAGCGGATTCGTCGGTCCCACCGCGATCGCTGCCGGTCCCACCGATCCGTCGGCCGCCCTGACGGCCAGGAAGAAGTCCTCCCCGTGCTCGCCCGCTTCCGACCGCGCGACCGAGATCGGGCGCGCGACGGCATCCTTGGGGTCGCCCCACCCGGTCAGCTCCGGGACGTCGACCAGCACCCGGGGAGACCGATGTGAGCTATCCGCCACGCTGTCCGTGGCTTCGAAACCGTTGCGGGCGAGAACCACCGGAGTCATCGAACTCCCCTTCGGCGGCAGCAAGGTCAACTCGCACCCAGACATAGAGCAGCCGGCGGTGCGCCCGATCAGGCCACTGATCGACCAGTCCTTGGGGATGCCGAAAGTGATCGGGTATTCCTTCGACACAAAGAGCTTCCAGTCGTTCATCGGCTCGAACGTGTACGGGCGAGGTGGGGTCGACGCCGGTGTGGCGATCACCGCGGCCGAATGCGTCCAGCCCGGGACGACGAAGACGGCGCACGCGAGGACCGCCGCGGCAGCAACGCCACTGACCACGCCCGATGTGCGCCGGCGGCGCCGACTGGTGGCGGCCAGGTCGGCCGGATCGAGAGCAGGACGGAAGGCGTCGGCCGTGTCCTGCAGATTGCGTCGAAGCTCGTCCATCGGGTCGGTCATCACAGTTCTCCCTCACTCAGATGCGTCCGCAGGGCAGCCACTCCACGGGAGACGAGTTTTCGGGCGTTCGCTTCGCTGACTCCGAGCAGTTCGGCGACCTCGGCGAAGCTGCGGTCCTCCATCACGCGAAGGATCACCGCGATCCGCTGACGATCGGGCAACCGCCCGACCAGGCTGAGCGCCCAGTCGGCGTCCGCGAGGCGCACAGTCGGGTCAGCGCTGGCCGGCTCGCGATCGCCCAGGGCCACCAAGCGGTACAACTTGCGGCGAAGGGAGATCTGTCGGTTCACGATGGAACGACGGACGTAGGCCAGCGGGTCTCCGCTTTCGCTGAGGCGTTGCCAGCGCGGGTAGACCGCGATCAGGGCGTCTTGGACGATGTCCTGCGCGTCCTGGCGATTCCCGGTGACCATGAGCGCGAAGCCGGCCAGCGACGAACCGTTGCTGGCCACGAAACTCTCAAAGCTGGTCGTCGGTGTGACCGCCACCTGCACAGCGTATTCGCTCACGCCTCGTCCCTCGGTGTCTAGGTGGACGGCTGCCCACACCCATACAACGCACCGGCGCCCCGATTTGGGACACACCTTCGAGTCCGGTTCCGCAGGCGGTCTTGGGCAGCCCGGGGACGGTTCCTGCCAACTCCCCTGACAAGGGTGGACGGTACGGGAACCGTCCCCAATGCCGTTCAGGTCGTAGGGCTGGTTTCACCGATCGGCCGGCCGACTACCAGGCGATCGAGGCCACAATCAGCATCACGGTGGCCGCGAGTTCCACCCCGGCGCCCAAGACGTCACCGGTGAGACCGCCGAGTCGGCGCCGAGCCGTCCGAGACAGCCAGAGGACGGCCGCCAGAGCG
The nucleotide sequence above comes from Propionicimonas paludicola. Encoded proteins:
- a CDS encoding aminotransferase class I/II-fold pyridoxal phosphate-dependent enzyme codes for the protein MTTPLAAAQAAYDELAALGLKLNLQRGQPSDADFDLSDALLTAVTPGETTMDGVDLRNYPGGVAGLPSARALFGRYLGLDAANVVVWNNSSLELQALVLGFALLHGLPGSTGGWVHDRPKIVVTTPGYDRHFLMLTTLGFELISVGMEPDGPDVAAIEAAAADPAVRGVLFVPTYSNPGGETISAEKAARLAEMVTAAADFTIFADDAYRVHHLGQPDAAVNFVELCAAAGHPDRAFAFGSTSKITFASGGLGFVGTSAANVAWLSRLLSAQSIGPNKVEQARHVRFLAGYPGGLDGLMRAHAALIAPKFAAVDEVLSTELGTDGSYATWTTPRGGYFSSLFTTAPVAARVVELADAAGVSLTPAGATYPGGVDPDNRNIRLAPTRPPLDEVRTAMTVAAACVRLATEEYRAR
- the glsA gene encoding glutaminase A, giving the protein MSESSVARALAATYAEVLPEQGGHNAAVYPSLAGADPEQFGLSVTLVDGSQAEAGDATAEFALMSAAKPFTFAVVCQTLGVARAADELGVNATGDTFNAVEPVRKRRDGRTNPMVNAGAIATCSRLPGTSLVERWDALRSALSAFAGRELRLDEELLADVAATNVRNRELTEALALRGLLVGEPAEALELYSRQSCLKVSARDLGVMAATLAHAGRNPLTGVQVVPAVVSAPVLAVMTTAGLYERSGEWLYQVGLPGKSGLGGGILSVVPGRAGIGSFSPRLDEAGNSVRGRAATAALAARLGWSLFG
- the cobU gene encoding bifunctional adenosylcobinamide kinase/adenosylcobinamide-phosphate guanylyltransferase; translation: MAHVLVTGGVRSGKSRYAEQLLADVEQVTYLAAGYPTGDDPEWNARVAAHQLHRPASWRTVETLELAQGVREADRPVLIDCLGTWLTRTFDTWEAWEAPVASWEPRLNREVAELASAISAHPSDVIVVTNEVGWGLVSEYPAGRIFADHLGRLNQVIAAACDQVVLLVAGRPITL
- a CDS encoding sigma-70 family RNA polymerase sigma factor, with protein sequence MSEYAVQVAVTPTTSFESFVASNGSSLAGFALMVTGNRQDAQDIVQDALIAVYPRWQRLSESGDPLAYVRRSIVNRQISLRRKLYRLVALGDREPASADPTVRLADADWALSLVGRLPDRQRIAVILRVMEDRSFAEVAELLGVSEANARKLVSRGVAALRTHLSEGEL